ACCTCGCCCGGCCTCGGCCTGAACGAGGTGATCGCGCCGGGGAGCGCCGCGGCGCCGAAGGTCACCACCTTCGTCATCAAGCCGACGAGGACCGGCACCTACGGGTGGTACTGCGCGACGCCGTGCGACGCCTGGGCGATGATGCACGACGGCTTCATGCGCGGCGAGCTCACGGTCGTGTGAGGGCGGGTCGCCGAGGGCCAGGCGGGCGCTCGTAGGCTGGTCGGGTGGACGGTGCGCCGATCACGATCGCCATCGCCGATGACCACGCCCTCGTCCGGGAGGGGACGCGCCAGCTCCTCGAGCGCCACGGCGACCTGCAGGTCGTCGCCGAGGTGGCTCGCGGCGACGAGGTGCTCGACGCCGTCCTCGCGACTCGCCCGGCCGTGCTCCTGCTCGACGTCCGCCTCCCGGGGGCGAGTGGCATCGAGGTGCTGCGGGAGGTACGCGCCGCGGCGCCCGAGACGCGCGTCGTGATGCTCAGCGCGTTCGCCGACCCCGACTACGTCGGCGCCGCGCTCGCGGCCGGCGCCGCGGGCTACCTCCTCAAGACGGCGCCCGCCGGCGAGGTCGCCCAGGCGATCCGCGCCGCGCACGCCGGCTCGACGGTGCTCGACCCGGCCGTCTCGCGC
This genomic window from Acidimicrobiales bacterium contains:
- a CDS encoding response regulator transcription factor; translated protein: MDGAPITIAIADDHALVREGTRQLLERHGDLQVVAEVARGDEVLDAVLATRPAVLLLDVRLPGASGIEVLREVRAAAPETRVVMLSAFADPDYVGAALAAGAAGYLLKTAPAGEVAQAIRAAHAGSTVLDPAVSRELVAAPPRAEAVELSRREAELVALVVEGLANKAIAARLGISRRTVEGHLSRLFARLGVATRTELARYALTHGLVRGAEP